One region of Candidatus Dadabacteria bacterium genomic DNA includes:
- a CDS encoding long-chain fatty acid--CoA ligase, producing MQRLTRTEKRLPGTRSKNQIATIQNMLERKSSLYADKIAYSIRKNDLSVSSLTFSEVFTLFTQFSAHLMSLGLKRREHVAIVGENSPQWAISYFAVIWAGAIVVPLDARARTEHIKQVLVLSDSRFLIASAGFTEALSNTGAVEHIIPMDEALEVRSHTEKTVLAEKLEPEDIADIVFTSGTTGNPKGVMLSHASIMSNLETLYSAFPITVEDTAFSILPIHHVYERIGGILLSFYCGQRVFFSRSIKPREMLSDLKVARPTVWLNTPLILERLLQRIEQNKAKNFLTRALPSKLFGKMARKRLGLDRLKLIVSGGAALSEAASRGLEKYEFPLLQGYGMSETAAVISANPFSKPKNASGGMVLENSEVEIRDTDSEGIGEICVRGASVMKGYYKNPGATKEILSDDGWLRTGDLGYFDHEGYLYITGRKKSVIVTRGGKNISPEEIEEKLTPLETIEEAIVFSPDDERIQAVIFPEAEGISKKLGQPPQHGDDERIWDVLKDQITELNRRLEPHKRISHFAVAREELPKTTTRKVKRYLFRDMDISKTTKFIHPPEDK from the coding sequence ATGCAAAGACTCACCCGCACAGAAAAAAGACTTCCCGGCACAAGAAGCAAAAACCAAATAGCCACAATACAGAATATGCTTGAGAGAAAGTCCTCTCTTTACGCAGACAAGATCGCGTATTCCATAAGAAAAAATGATCTGTCTGTAAGTTCTCTCACATTCAGCGAAGTTTTCACTCTTTTCACCCAGTTCTCAGCTCATCTCATGTCTCTAGGTCTTAAGAGAAGGGAACATGTGGCGATAGTGGGGGAGAACAGCCCCCAGTGGGCGATTTCCTACTTTGCGGTAATCTGGGCAGGCGCCATAGTCGTCCCGCTTGACGCAAGGGCGAGAACAGAGCACATAAAACAAGTCCTCGTGCTCTCAGATTCGAGGTTTCTCATTGCCTCGGCGGGGTTTACGGAAGCTTTGAGCAACACGGGAGCTGTCGAGCACATAATACCAATGGACGAGGCTCTTGAGGTTCGGTCGCACACTGAAAAAACCGTTCTCGCGGAAAAACTAGAACCCGAAGACATAGCCGATATAGTTTTTACCTCGGGAACCACGGGCAATCCCAAAGGCGTAATGCTCTCTCACGCGAGCATAATGTCAAACCTGGAGACACTTTACAGCGCTTTTCCCATAACAGTGGAAGACACAGCTTTTTCCATACTGCCCATTCACCACGTATACGAAAGAATAGGTGGAATACTGCTGTCTTTTTACTGTGGGCAAAGGGTGTTTTTCTCAAGAAGCATAAAACCGAGGGAAATGCTCTCAGACCTTAAGGTCGCAAGACCGACCGTATGGCTTAACACCCCCTTGATACTCGAGAGACTGCTTCAGAGAATCGAACAGAACAAGGCAAAGAATTTCCTCACAAGGGCCCTCCCCTCCAAGCTTTTCGGGAAAATGGCGAGAAAACGTCTGGGTCTTGACCGTCTCAAACTTATAGTAAGCGGTGGAGCCGCTCTTTCGGAAGCAGCCTCCAGAGGCCTTGAGAAATACGAATTTCCCCTCTTGCAGGGATACGGAATGAGTGAAACAGCTGCGGTTATATCCGCAAATCCTTTTTCGAAACCGAAAAACGCAAGCGGCGGCATGGTGCTTGAAAACAGCGAGGTTGAGATAAGAGATACAGACTCCGAAGGAATCGGGGAAATATGCGTGAGAGGCGCTAGCGTAATGAAGGGTTACTACAAAAACCCTGGCGCCACAAAAGAGATCCTCTCGGATGACGGCTGGCTCAGGACCGGTGATCTGGGTTATTTTGATCACGAAGGTTACCTTTACATAACGGGAAGAAAAAAATCGGTTATCGTAACTAGGGGAGGAAAAAACATCTCTCCCGAGGAAATCGAGGAGAAGCTCACCCCGCTTGAAACGATTGAAGAAGCGATTGTATTCAGCCCTGATGATGAAAGAATACAGGCCGTGATATTCCCGGAAGCGGAAGGAATTTCCAAAAAACTCGGTCAGCCCCCGCAACACGGAGACGATGAAAGAATCTGGGACGTTCTTAAAGACCAGATAACTGAGCTCAACCGCCGACTCGAACCTCACAAAAGAATCAGCCATTTCGCGGTTGCCAGAGAAGAATTGCCGAAAACAACTACGAGAAAAGTAAAAAGATATCTTTTCAGAGATATGGACATATCCAAGACAACGAAATTCATCCATCCCCCAGAAGACAAATGA
- a CDS encoding HAD family hydrolase: protein MKKYSAVFFDLFDTLVMFEPSLLPNVTLNGETWNSTAQHVFTQMRESLGEMEFADFYGPFVESHRELLELRQKDLREYPNRKRFEIFMEKTGLKGDDDLLERFVCSHMESLSGAMVYPKHHTEILFYLKEKGYRLSVVSNFDHAPTARKLLGKFEIADFFEHIVISEEVGWRKPHRRIFEFALSRLGENASDVIFIGDDPEADIMGSSDCGIDSIWVKRKELFTRAEPRFIIKDLQELKEII from the coding sequence ATGAAGAAATATTCAGCTGTCTTTTTTGACCTTTTTGACACGCTTGTAATGTTTGAACCGTCTCTTCTACCGAATGTAACACTTAATGGAGAGACTTGGAACTCCACCGCGCAGCATGTTTTCACACAGATGCGAGAGAGTCTCGGGGAAATGGAATTTGCGGACTTCTACGGACCTTTTGTTGAAAGTCACAGAGAACTCCTGGAACTTAGGCAAAAGGATTTAAGAGAGTATCCGAACAGAAAAAGATTCGAGATATTCATGGAGAAAACAGGTCTAAAAGGAGATGACGACTTGCTTGAGAGGTTCGTATGCTCACATATGGAAAGCCTCAGCGGAGCAATGGTGTACCCGAAGCATCACACGGAAATTCTTTTCTACCTCAAGGAAAAGGGATACAGGCTTTCGGTCGTCTCAAACTTCGATCACGCCCCCACGGCACGAAAACTGCTTGGAAAATTCGAAATTGCGGATTTCTTTGAACATATAGTTATCTCAGAGGAAGTGGGCTGGAGAAAGCCTCATAGGAGAATATTCGAGTTTGCCCTTTCAAGACTCGGCGAGAACGCGTCAGACGTCATTTTCATAGGGGATGATCCAGAGGCAGACATAATGGGATCTTCTGACTGTGGGATTGACTCCATATGGGTAAAAAGAAAAGAACTGTTCACCCGGGCAGAACCAAGATTCATCATAAAAGACCTGCAAGAGCTAAAGGAAATAATCTAG
- a CDS encoding cobalamin biosynthesis protein CbiX — protein sequence MKALILVDHGSTVEEANALLEEVADKARTYRDSPFDMVEHCHMELCEPSIEDAFRKCVAAGASDITVHPYFLVPGRHSKSDIPRMVAEAARDFPQVSYRVTEPLGLHDKIIEVVFERSLV from the coding sequence ATGAAGGCTCTAATTCTAGTTGATCACGGAAGCACCGTAGAAGAGGCAAACGCGCTTCTTGAAGAGGTAGCCGATAAGGCAAGAACTTACCGCGACTCGCCGTTTGATATGGTTGAGCACTGTCACATGGAACTTTGCGAACCGTCAATAGAAGACGCTTTTCGCAAATGCGTCGCGGCCGGCGCGAGCGATATAACTGTCCACCCGTACTTTCTCGTACCGGGAAGACACTCAAAATCCGATATACCCAGGATGGTAGCGGAGGCAGCACGAGATTTTCCGCAAGTAAGCTACAGGGTCACAGAGCCATTAGGACTTCATGACAAGATAATAGAAGTCGTATTTGAAAGATCGCTTGTGTAA
- a CDS encoding M20/M25/M40 family metallo-hydrolase — protein sequence MIQEERMTRHLMDIIRIDSPSRKEKDVALRLEEEMKDLGADCFYDDAGDKVGGNIGNLIVKLPGTKKDAPPFFLCSHMDTVSPGEGIKPSVEDGVMRSDGTTILGSDDKSGVSIIVEVLRALRENDIPCGDIEVAFTICEEVGLLGAKFLDSSNFNSSYGIVLDSSTPQRLVLRCPCSDIMDVKIHGVEAHSGLCPENGISAVEILSDAVSKMKLGRIDHETTANIGKVKGGSATNIVPGLVEIKAEARSHDEGKLDAQIKHMRDCFLEATESRELLLDGERVGARAEIEIERVYPVMNVSPEAIVTELVLQAAANLDHDIELHTSGGGCDANFINEKGIECVNLGTGMYELHTVNEYLLLDEFRRSAEIVLETIKLHSEKN from the coding sequence ATGATCCAAGAAGAAAGAATGACCCGTCATCTGATGGACATCATACGTATAGACAGTCCATCAAGAAAGGAAAAGGATGTAGCCTTGAGGCTCGAGGAAGAAATGAAGGACCTGGGGGCTGACTGCTTCTACGACGACGCGGGAGACAAGGTCGGGGGAAACATCGGCAACCTGATAGTCAAGCTTCCCGGAACAAAGAAGGATGCGCCGCCCTTTTTCCTCTGCTCTCACATGGACACGGTAAGCCCCGGAGAGGGGATAAAACCGAGCGTTGAGGACGGCGTTATGAGAAGCGACGGTACGACGATACTGGGAAGCGACGATAAAAGCGGCGTGTCAATAATAGTCGAGGTGCTAAGAGCCCTAAGGGAAAACGATATTCCCTGCGGGGATATAGAGGTCGCGTTTACCATCTGCGAGGAAGTCGGCCTCCTCGGAGCGAAGTTCCTTGACTCTTCGAACTTCAACAGTTCCTACGGAATAGTCCTTGACAGCAGCACCCCGCAGAGACTTGTCCTCAGGTGTCCCTGCTCCGACATCATGGATGTAAAGATACACGGCGTTGAGGCCCATTCGGGACTCTGTCCCGAGAACGGAATAAGCGCGGTAGAGATCCTAAGCGACGCCGTCTCGAAAATGAAGCTCGGAAGAATAGACCATGAAACAACTGCGAACATAGGAAAGGTAAAGGGAGGATCCGCGACGAACATAGTCCCGGGCCTGGTTGAGATAAAGGCTGAGGCTCGAAGCCACGACGAAGGGAAACTTGACGCGCAGATAAAACACATGCGCGACTGCTTTCTCGAAGCAACAGAAAGCAGGGAACTCCTCCTCGACGGAGAAAGAGTCGGCGCGCGCGCAGAGATCGAAATAGAACGCGTGTATCCCGTAATGAACGTCTCCCCGGAGGCAATTGTGACGGAACTGGTACTCCAGGCCGCCGCAAACCTGGACCACGACATAGAACTTCACACAAGCGGCGGAGGATGCGACGCGAATTTCATAAACGAAAAAGGAATCGAGTGCGTAAACCTGGGAACAGGAATGTATGAGCTTCACACGGTAAACGAGTATCTCCTGCTCGATGAATTCCGCAGGTCAGCGGAGATAGTCCTTGAAACCATAAAGCTGCACTCGGAAAAAAACTAA
- a CDS encoding leucyl aminopeptidase gives MDFFLIKGDVADVESDSIVFLCYEGQRLPAAARKIDSKLGGFLSGKVKLSDFKGGFGKTILVDTPGDFNTKTVVLLGLGKRENLGSLEAFRAANIAVARTGQRSRTVSVDFSNVDRGFLKVFLEGMACGTYEYGKLKSSGRKRNRIEKVCVASRRISADYFSTEAAHASAVSKSVAFSRDLVNDPPNMLTPSILAEHALSISEESEHLSCKVLGKEEIREMGMGGLSAVSFGSSEPPRFIHLTYSPPVRSRKKVAIVGKGITFDSGGLCLKPADSMRTMKMDMSGAAVVLGTMKALGELTPSINVHGLVPATENMTGASAYKPDDVVTALNGKTIEIINTDAEGRVALSDALSYAVRLGVSEIVDLATLTGACIVGLGLHNAGVMGNNANLVKSILNSSRDVGEKMWELPLDAELREEIRSRVADVKNVGSRWGGAITAALFLENFVSDVPWVHIDIAGPSYVEKSSDWYQYGASGFGVRTMVNYLMNR, from the coding sequence ATGGATTTTTTTCTGATAAAGGGTGATGTTGCCGACGTTGAGTCGGATTCAATCGTTTTTCTATGCTATGAAGGGCAGAGGCTTCCTGCCGCTGCCAGGAAAATTGACAGTAAACTCGGAGGGTTTCTTTCAGGCAAAGTGAAGCTGTCCGATTTTAAGGGCGGTTTCGGAAAAACGATTCTTGTTGATACCCCGGGCGATTTCAACACGAAAACGGTTGTTCTCCTTGGCCTTGGCAAAAGAGAAAATCTCGGGTCACTTGAGGCTTTTCGCGCCGCAAATATCGCAGTCGCGAGAACCGGCCAGCGCTCCCGCACGGTTTCAGTTGATTTTTCCAACGTGGACAGAGGCTTTCTTAAAGTTTTTCTCGAGGGCATGGCCTGCGGCACGTATGAATACGGAAAGCTTAAATCCTCGGGAAGAAAGAGAAATCGCATAGAAAAAGTATGTGTGGCGTCAAGGAGAATCTCGGCCGATTATTTCAGCACAGAAGCCGCACACGCAAGCGCCGTTTCAAAGAGCGTGGCTTTTTCAAGAGACCTTGTGAATGATCCTCCGAATATGCTTACGCCCTCAATCCTGGCTGAGCACGCACTTTCGATTTCCGAAGAGTCAGAGCACCTCAGCTGCAAGGTTCTCGGCAAGGAAGAGATAAGGGAGATGGGGATGGGAGGACTCTCCGCGGTTTCTTTTGGAAGCAGTGAGCCCCCGAGGTTCATCCATCTTACCTACTCGCCTCCGGTAAGGTCTCGCAAGAAAGTCGCTATTGTCGGCAAGGGTATAACTTTTGATTCGGGAGGACTGTGCCTTAAGCCTGCAGACAGCATGAGAACTATGAAAATGGACATGTCCGGTGCCGCGGTCGTACTGGGCACCATGAAGGCACTGGGAGAACTGACTCCCAGCATCAACGTTCACGGCCTTGTCCCGGCCACCGAAAACATGACCGGCGCGTCGGCCTACAAGCCGGACGACGTGGTGACGGCCCTTAACGGCAAAACGATAGAAATCATAAACACCGACGCCGAGGGCAGGGTGGCGCTTTCCGATGCGCTCAGCTACGCTGTCCGCCTTGGAGTTTCCGAGATAGTGGATCTCGCTACCCTTACCGGCGCCTGCATAGTCGGGCTCGGCCTTCACAACGCCGGGGTTATGGGTAATAACGCGAATCTTGTGAAGTCGATTCTGAATTCCTCGCGCGATGTCGGGGAGAAAATGTGGGAACTTCCCCTTGATGCGGAGTTAAGAGAGGAAATAAGAAGTCGAGTGGCCGACGTTAAGAATGTCGGGAGCAGGTGGGGCGGGGCGATAACCGCGGCGCTTTTCCTCGAGAACTTCGTTTCGGATGTTCCGTGGGTTCATATAGATATAGCCGGCCCCTCGTACGTGGAAAAATCTTCTGACTGGTATCAGTACGGGGCGAGTGGGTTTGGCGTGAGAACCATGGTTAACTACCTGATGAACAGGTAG
- a CDS encoding glutathione S-transferase family protein: MLTLYDDPISGNGYKVRLILWLTGKAFQVVNLDILNGETRTPEFLAINPNGKIPTLVLEDGSVLSESNAILFHFAEGTDYLPSEAFKRAQVLQWLFWEQYSHEPNIATSRFLLQHRELTGDVLAALEAKKAPGEAALALMEKHLASHIFLVAETFSIADIALYAYTHVAEEGGFALDEYPAIRAWIKRVENVPGFVAMGETNNEVL; the protein is encoded by the coding sequence ATGTTGACACTTTACGATGACCCGATTTCCGGCAACGGCTACAAGGTCCGGCTGATCCTCTGGCTCACCGGCAAGGCTTTTCAAGTAGTCAATCTAGACATCTTGAATGGCGAAACCCGAACCCCGGAATTCCTGGCGATCAACCCGAATGGAAAGATCCCGACCCTGGTGCTTGAAGATGGTTCTGTGCTCTCGGAATCAAACGCGATCTTGTTTCATTTTGCCGAAGGAACCGACTATTTGCCGTCTGAGGCCTTCAAGCGAGCCCAGGTTCTGCAATGGTTGTTCTGGGAGCAATACAGCCATGAGCCAAATATCGCTACTTCACGTTTTCTGCTCCAGCATCGTGAGCTTACAGGCGACGTTTTAGCTGCGTTAGAAGCCAAGAAGGCGCCCGGCGAAGCCGCGCTGGCGCTTATGGAAAAACATCTTGCTTCTCATATCTTTCTGGTTGCCGAGACTTTCTCAATTGCCGATATTGCGCTCTATGCGTACACTCATGTTGCTGAGGAAGGTGGGTTTGCTTTAGATGAATATCCTGCAATCCGGGCTTGGATTAAGCGAGTTGAGAATGTTCCCGGATTTGTAGCCATGGGCGAGACAAACAATGAAGTTCTTTGA
- a CDS encoding branched-chain amino acid transaminase, producing the protein MSDDQSRIWFNGKTVPWDEANVHVLTHTLHYGLGAFEGVRAYKCSNGKSAILKLTEHMERLYTSAHVAGIEIPYKMQTLCDAIMDLLRENGLDEAYIRPIAFIGPGKKGILPGDNAVNVAIAVWPWGTYLGDDAIANGIRVKISSYTRMHVNSFMTKAKICGNYVNSVMARQEAADLGFDEAILLDSEGYVAEGSGENIFIVRNGILKTPPLTSILEGITRKCVLDLAAAEGIVVKEQRFTRDELYIADEAFFTGTAAEVTPIREVDGKKIGSGKPGEITKKLQKRYFAVIKGEDEKFSHWLDYIP; encoded by the coding sequence ATGTCAGACGACCAATCCAGAATTTGGTTTAACGGAAAAACAGTGCCTTGGGACGAGGCGAACGTGCACGTCCTTACCCACACCCTCCACTACGGCCTCGGCGCCTTTGAAGGCGTAAGAGCTTATAAATGCTCTAACGGAAAGTCGGCCATCTTAAAGCTCACCGAACACATGGAGAGGCTTTACACTTCGGCGCATGTGGCCGGCATAGAGATTCCATATAAAATGCAGACCCTCTGCGACGCGATAATGGACCTTCTGCGTGAAAACGGACTTGATGAAGCTTACATCAGGCCAATAGCTTTCATCGGACCGGGGAAAAAAGGGATACTTCCCGGAGATAACGCCGTAAACGTGGCGATAGCCGTATGGCCGTGGGGGACATATCTGGGTGACGACGCGATTGCCAACGGAATCAGGGTAAAGATATCCTCCTATACGAGAATGCACGTTAACTCGTTTATGACCAAGGCCAAGATATGCGGAAACTACGTAAACTCGGTAATGGCCCGCCAGGAGGCGGCCGACCTCGGTTTTGATGAGGCAATACTGCTCGATTCGGAAGGTTACGTGGCCGAAGGAAGCGGGGAGAATATCTTCATCGTGAGAAACGGTATTCTCAAGACTCCTCCTCTAACTTCCATACTGGAAGGAATAACCAGAAAGTGCGTTCTGGACCTCGCCGCCGCCGAAGGCATCGTGGTAAAAGAGCAGCGTTTCACAAGGGACGAGCTTTATATCGCGGATGAAGCCTTTTTCACCGGTACAGCCGCTGAAGTTACGCCTATCAGGGAAGTTGACGGCAAAAAAATAGGTTCGGGAAAACCTGGAGAAATAACAAAGAAACTCCAGAAAAGATATTTTGCCGTAATAAAAGGCGAGGACGAGAAATTCAGCCACTGGCTTGACTACATTCCCTGA
- a CDS encoding response regulator, whose product MRTSRKTICVVADDVFFSSKIENTAKDLDIGVIKVKNREELPDKIEGKTIDLVIIDLASRKIDAEKVFTKLKNSKKHGKVFCIGYLPHVERELADKFKEKGVDLVIPRSKFSREMSAIIKENLKQQ is encoded by the coding sequence ATGAGAACCTCGCGAAAAACAATTTGTGTAGTTGCTGACGACGTGTTTTTCTCGTCAAAGATTGAGAACACGGCCAAAGACCTTGATATCGGTGTGATAAAGGTAAAAAACCGCGAAGAGCTTCCAGACAAAATCGAGGGGAAAACCATTGACCTTGTGATTATCGATCTTGCCTCAAGAAAAATTGACGCCGAGAAGGTATTTACCAAGCTAAAGAACTCTAAAAAACACGGCAAAGTCTTCTGCATAGGATATCTGCCGCATGTGGAAAGGGAGCTTGCCGATAAATTCAAGGAAAAGGGAGTGGACCTTGTTATTCCAAGATCGAAGTTTTCACGGGAAATGAGCGCGATAATCAAAGAGAATCTGAAACAGCAGTAA
- a CDS encoding EamA family transporter: MKATLIAFLVAMIFGINPIFEKLSLKDASPLSVITIRFIFTSLCLVGLVLATGRFAQVVDVDGRTLFWILLSGLIGGLIGLFLYFTALQMADTSKIVAIVATFPMFTAIYAYLFLGEAPGPMRITGIAFIVVGSILIEWNLLAK, from the coding sequence ATGAAAGCTACTCTGATTGCTTTTCTTGTGGCTATGATATTCGGAATTAACCCGATTTTTGAAAAACTGAGCCTGAAGGATGCCTCTCCGCTTTCGGTAATCACGATAAGGTTTATTTTCACCTCGTTGTGTCTCGTAGGCTTAGTGCTGGCTACGGGCAGGTTCGCCCAGGTCGTTGACGTCGACGGCAGGACGCTTTTCTGGATACTTCTGTCGGGACTGATCGGAGGATTGATCGGTCTTTTTCTCTATTTCACGGCTCTTCAGATGGCCGATACCTCAAAAATTGTCGCAATAGTGGCCACTTTTCCCATGTTTACGGCCATATACGCTTATCTTTTTCTGGGAGAGGCCCCGGGGCCCATGAGGATTACTGGAATCGCCTTTATCGTAGTCGGTTCCATACTTATTGAATGGAACCTGCTTGCGAAGTAA
- a CDS encoding tetratricopeptide repeat protein, with translation MSEERIQKFKKLLEKNPANPLVHYSLANEYFKLNRYEETIETINVYLRLKDDEGAAYRILGHCYTELGMQDSAKDAYEKGIEAASRHGHPDMAEEFRDYLESLDI, from the coding sequence ATGTCAGAAGAAAGAATTCAGAAATTTAAGAAGTTACTTGAGAAAAACCCCGCAAACCCCCTTGTTCACTACAGTCTTGCAAATGAATATTTCAAGCTTAACCGCTACGAGGAAACCATAGAGACGATTAACGTCTACCTTCGTCTTAAAGACGACGAAGGAGCCGCTTACAGGATACTTGGCCATTGCTACACTGAGCTCGGAATGCAGGACAGTGCAAAGGATGCTTATGAAAAAGGTATTGAGGCGGCATCAAGACACGGACATCCGGACATGGCTGAGGAATTCCGTGATTACCTGGAATCTCTGGATATCTAG
- the lipB gene encoding lipoyl(octanoyl) transferase LipB, with protein sequence MSTLDIYELGTIPYEKALEYQENLLAKRITEEIPDSLILLEHPPTITTGRKGNTGNLLVRKEYLEKHGISFVHASRGGDITFHGPGQIVGYPILNLKNHEMDIRKHLRSIEEVIIRTLGDFEIEGRRIDGVTGVWVKRSKIASIGIAIRKWVTYHGFALNVSTNLDYFELILSCGITDVRITSIGSWLGNEESIGMDEVTQSVIKNFMGVFGFEDFTLKGEKEIN encoded by the coding sequence ATGAGTACCCTGGACATATACGAACTCGGGACGATCCCCTACGAGAAGGCGCTTGAGTACCAGGAAAACCTTCTCGCCAAAAGAATCACAGAAGAAATACCGGACTCTCTTATTCTGCTTGAGCACCCGCCGACTATCACCACCGGAAGGAAGGGAAACACGGGAAACCTGCTTGTAAGAAAGGAATATCTTGAAAAACACGGGATCTCCTTCGTACACGCGTCTAGGGGAGGAGACATAACCTTTCACGGTCCGGGACAGATCGTCGGCTATCCCATACTGAATCTCAAAAATCATGAGATGGACATCCGAAAGCACTTGCGAAGCATTGAGGAAGTAATCATCAGAACGCTCGGCGACTTCGAAATCGAGGGCAGAAGAATAGACGGGGTCACCGGAGTCTGGGTAAAAAGAAGCAAGATAGCCTCCATAGGAATAGCGATCAGAAAATGGGTGACCTACCATGGATTTGCCCTTAACGTCAGCACGAATCTTGATTATTTCGAGCTGATACTCTCCTGCGGAATAACGGATGTGAGAATAACGTCTATCGGAAGCTGGCTTGGAAATGAAGAGAGTATTGGAATGGACGAGGTCACACAGTCCGTAATAAAAAACTTCATGGGTGTCTTCGGTTTTGAAGACTTCACCCTGAAAGGCGAAAAAGAGATAAACTAG
- the lpdA gene encoding dihydrolipoyl dehydrogenase has product MEKFDLAVIGSGPGGYISAIRAAQMGMKVAVVERDKPGGVCLNWGCIPSKAILKCAEMYSHFLDSKRYGITHKGLSFDYSEVIKNSRKASASLNRGVEGLFKKNNITLISGTGRLTSKHGISIMGKKPQDIESERILLATGSVPRTLPGLKIDGKVVMTSDEAIMHPEVPRSVVIIGGGYIGMEFAYVYNSFGSKVTIVEMEKQVLPGADEEIAKEAKKIFTKQGMTILNETVYKSLKKTSGSATVTVESTVSGEQTALKADMVLVSVGRRAVANAAPTSFAFYETGDSMGLEDVGVELDERGFIKTDDDYMTTCANIYAIGDVIGGPMLAHKASEEGVVAIERMKGMNSKVHYNSIPGCVYCQPEVAMIGLTEKQAEDQGYDVDIGKFPFRAVGKAVAVGETDGFVKMIFDSRTKELLGSHIIGHGATEMIAEIGVAKTLETTPYEIATTQHAHPTLSEAVMEAALDALGRVRNF; this is encoded by the coding sequence ATGGAAAAATTCGACCTCGCAGTTATAGGATCCGGTCCTGGGGGATACATATCGGCAATAAGGGCCGCGCAGATGGGCATGAAAGTTGCCGTCGTGGAACGGGACAAACCAGGTGGAGTATGCCTTAACTGGGGATGCATACCTTCAAAGGCAATTCTCAAATGCGCCGAGATGTACTCGCATTTTCTTGACTCGAAACGTTACGGAATCACTCACAAGGGGCTATCCTTTGACTACTCGGAAGTAATAAAAAATAGCAGGAAAGCCTCAGCCTCTCTCAACAGGGGCGTAGAGGGGCTTTTCAAGAAAAACAACATCACCCTTATAAGCGGTACCGGAAGGCTTACGTCAAAGCACGGAATCTCCATTATGGGGAAGAAACCTCAGGATATAGAGAGCGAGAGGATACTTCTTGCTACGGGTTCCGTCCCTAGAACGCTTCCCGGCCTTAAAATCGACGGGAAAGTGGTAATGACAAGTGACGAGGCGATAATGCATCCCGAGGTTCCCCGCTCCGTAGTAATAATAGGCGGGGGATACATAGGAATGGAGTTTGCCTATGTCTACAACTCTTTCGGCAGCAAGGTAACAATAGTGGAAATGGAAAAACAGGTCCTGCCGGGAGCTGACGAAGAAATAGCAAAAGAGGCGAAGAAGATTTTCACGAAGCAGGGAATGACTATTCTCAACGAGACTGTGTACAAATCGCTTAAGAAGACCTCAGGTTCCGCAACCGTAACGGTGGAGAGCACTGTTTCGGGTGAACAGACCGCCCTGAAGGCCGACATGGTGCTTGTGTCGGTTGGAAGAAGGGCTGTCGCAAACGCGGCGCCGACTTCTTTTGCCTTCTACGAGACGGGCGACAGCATGGGTCTTGAAGACGTGGGCGTTGAGCTTGATGAAAGAGGGTTCATAAAAACAGACGATGACTACATGACCACCTGCGCCAATATCTACGCGATCGGGGACGTAATCGGAGGTCCCATGCTCGCGCACAAGGCCTCTGAGGAAGGAGTCGTCGCGATTGAGCGGATGAAGGGAATGAACTCTAAAGTGCATTACAACTCGATTCCGGGCTGCGTTTACTGTCAGCCGGAAGTGGCCATGATCGGCCTTACGGAAAAACAGGCAGAAGACCAGGGTTATGATGTGGATATAGGAAAATTTCCTTTCAGGGCCGTTGGAAAGGCGGTGGCGGTCGGAGAAACGGACGGCTTTGTAAAAATGATTTTTGACTCGAGGACAAAGGAACTTCTCGGGAGCCACATAATAGGCCACGGAGCGACCGAGATGATCGCGGAAATCGGAGTGGCAAAAACCCTGGAGACAACTCCTTATGAGATAGCCACTACCCAGCACGCCCACCCCACTCTCTCCGAAGCCGTGATGGAAGCAGCCCTTGACGCGCTTGGAAGGGTAAGGAACTTCTGA